In one Nicotiana tomentosiformis chromosome 6, ASM39032v3, whole genome shotgun sequence genomic region, the following are encoded:
- the LOC104100322 gene encoding transcription factor bHLH80-like isoform X2 has product MQRGSGGGSGLSRYRSAPATWLEALLESDTENEVVLNPSSPILHSPNKPPPHPSTTQQQLPELVKPETRFTGDPGLFESGGSSNFLRQQSSPAEFLSHINSDGYFSSYGIPSSLNYISQPIKRPREDDSESSPRKLSAHLKGEPSGQSRGSGGSLDAEMEKLMDDLVPCKVRAKRGCATHPRSIAERVRRTRISDRIRKLQELVPSMDKQTNTADMLEEAVEYVKFLQKQIQELTEHQKKCTCSEKDQ; this is encoded by the exons ATGCAACGTGGAAGTGGCGGAGGCAGTGGATTATCCCGGTACCGTTCAGCTCCGGCGACATGGTTAGAAGCACTTCTCGAATCCGACACTGAAAACGAAGTGGTTCTTAACCCTTCTTCTCCCATTTTACACTCACCCAATAAACCACCACCCCACCCATCAACTACTCAGCAGCAGCTTCCGGAGCTTGTTAAACCGGAAACTAGGTTCACtggcgatccgggtctgtttgAATCCGGCGGTAGTAGTAATTTTCTCCGGCAGCAGAGTTCTCCGGCGGAGTTTCTTTCACATATTAACTCAGATGGTTACTTCTCAAGCTATGGAATTCCCTCCAGTTTGAACTATATTTCTCAGCCAATTAAGCGGCCCAGAGAAGATGATTCCGAAAGTTCGCCCCGAAAATTATCAGCCCACTTG AAGGGAGAGCCAAGTGGACAGTCACGTGGTTCTGGTGGATCACTGGATGCTGAAATGGAGAAGCTCATGGATGATTTGGTGCCTTGTAAGGTTCGAGCAAAGCGTGGTTGTGCTACCCATCCTCGCAGCATTGCTGAGCGA GTTCGTCGAACGCGCATAAGTGACAGAATAAGGAAGCTTCAGGAACTGGTGCCAAGTATGGACAAG CAAACCAACACTGCCGACATGTTGGAAGAAGCAGTTGAATATGTCAAGTTTCTGCAGAAACAGATTCAG GAGCTTACGGAGCATCAGAAGAAATGCACGTGTTCAGAGAAGGatcaataa
- the LOC104100322 gene encoding transcription factor bHLH80-like isoform X1 produces MQRGSGGGSGLSRYRSAPATWLEALLESDTENEVVLNPSSPILHSPNKPPPHPSTTQQQLPELVKPETRFTGDPGLFESGGSSNFLRQQSSPAEFLSHINSDGYFSSYGIPSSLNYISQPIKRPREDDSESSPRKLSAHLKGEPSGQSRGSGGSLDAEMEKLMDDLVPCKVRAKRGCATHPRSIAERVRRTRISDRIRKLQELVPSMDKLMQFMIGTDFCYPQQTNTADMLEEAVEYVKFLQKQIQELTEHQKKCTCSEKDQ; encoded by the exons ATGCAACGTGGAAGTGGCGGAGGCAGTGGATTATCCCGGTACCGTTCAGCTCCGGCGACATGGTTAGAAGCACTTCTCGAATCCGACACTGAAAACGAAGTGGTTCTTAACCCTTCTTCTCCCATTTTACACTCACCCAATAAACCACCACCCCACCCATCAACTACTCAGCAGCAGCTTCCGGAGCTTGTTAAACCGGAAACTAGGTTCACtggcgatccgggtctgtttgAATCCGGCGGTAGTAGTAATTTTCTCCGGCAGCAGAGTTCTCCGGCGGAGTTTCTTTCACATATTAACTCAGATGGTTACTTCTCAAGCTATGGAATTCCCTCCAGTTTGAACTATATTTCTCAGCCAATTAAGCGGCCCAGAGAAGATGATTCCGAAAGTTCGCCCCGAAAATTATCAGCCCACTTG AAGGGAGAGCCAAGTGGACAGTCACGTGGTTCTGGTGGATCACTGGATGCTGAAATGGAGAAGCTCATGGATGATTTGGTGCCTTGTAAGGTTCGAGCAAAGCGTGGTTGTGCTACCCATCCTCGCAGCATTGCTGAGCGA GTTCGTCGAACGCGCATAAGTGACAGAATAAGGAAGCTTCAGGAACTGGTGCCAAGTATGGACAAG CTCATGCAATTCATGATTGGCACTGACTTTTGCTATCCACAGCAAACCAACACTGCCGACATGTTGGAAGAAGCAGTTGAATATGTCAAGTTTCTGCAGAAACAGATTCAG GAGCTTACGGAGCATCAGAAGAAATGCACGTGTTCAGAGAAGGatcaataa